A section of the Citrobacter farmeri genome encodes:
- the lysP gene encoding lysine-specific permease produces MVSETKTTEAPALRRELKARHLTMIAIGGSIGTGLFVASGATISAAGPGGALFSYILIGLMVYFLMTSLGELAAYMPVSGSFATYGQNYVEEGFGFALGWNYWYNWAVTIAVDLVAAQLVMSWWFPDTPGWIWSALFLGVIFLLNYISVRGFGEAEYWFSLIKVATVIIFIIVGVMMIVGIFKGTQPVGWSNWTTGDAPFAGGFAAMIGVAMIVGFSFQGTELIGIAAGESEDPEKNIPRAVRQVFWRILLFYVFAILIISLIIPYTDPSLLRNDVKDISVSPFTLVFQHAGLLSAAAVMNAVILTAVLSAGNSGMYASTRMLYTLACDGKAPRIFAKLSRGGVPRNALYATTVIAGLCFLTSMFGNQTVYLWLLNTSGMTGFIAWLGIAISHYRFRRGYVMQGHDVKDLPYRSGFFPLGPIFAFVLCLIITLGQNYEAFLKDTIDWGGVAATYIGIPLFLIIWFGYKLTRGTRFVRYSEMHFPERVKK; encoded by the coding sequence ATGGTTTCCGAAACTAAAACCACAGAAGCGCCCGCGTTACGTCGCGAACTGAAGGCGCGCCACCTGACGATGATCGCCATCGGCGGCTCCATCGGTACCGGCCTTTTTGTTGCGTCAGGTGCCACCATTTCCGCTGCGGGTCCTGGCGGTGCGCTGTTTTCGTATATTCTGATTGGCCTGATGGTGTACTTCCTGATGACCAGTCTTGGCGAACTGGCGGCGTATATGCCGGTGTCCGGTTCATTTGCGACCTACGGTCAGAACTATGTTGAAGAAGGCTTTGGCTTCGCGCTGGGCTGGAACTACTGGTACAACTGGGCGGTGACCATCGCCGTTGACCTTGTGGCGGCGCAACTGGTGATGAGCTGGTGGTTCCCCGATACCCCAGGCTGGATCTGGAGTGCGCTGTTCCTCGGCGTGATCTTCCTGCTGAACTACATCTCAGTCAGAGGCTTTGGTGAAGCGGAATACTGGTTCTCGCTGATCAAAGTGGCAACCGTGATTATCTTCATCATCGTTGGCGTGATGATGATCGTCGGTATCTTCAAAGGTACCCAGCCGGTGGGCTGGAGCAACTGGACGACGGGCGACGCACCGTTTGCCGGTGGTTTTGCGGCGATGATTGGCGTGGCGATGATTGTCGGCTTCTCCTTCCAGGGGACGGAGTTGATTGGTATTGCTGCCGGTGAATCGGAAGATCCGGAGAAGAACATTCCGCGCGCGGTGCGTCAGGTGTTCTGGCGAATCCTGCTGTTCTATGTCTTCGCCATTCTGATCATCAGTCTGATCATCCCGTATACCGATCCGAGCCTGTTGCGTAATGACGTGAAAGATATCAGCGTCAGCCCGTTCACGCTGGTCTTCCAGCATGCCGGTCTGCTCTCTGCGGCGGCGGTGATGAATGCGGTGATCCTGACGGCAGTTCTGTCGGCGGGTAACTCCGGAATGTACGCCTCAACCCGTATGCTTTACACCCTGGCCTGCGATGGCAAAGCGCCACGTATTTTCGCGAAGCTGTCTCGCGGCGGTGTCCCGCGTAATGCGTTGTATGCTACGACGGTGATTGCCGGTCTGTGCTTCCTGACCTCGATGTTCGGTAACCAGACGGTTTACCTGTGGCTGCTGAACACCTCCGGGATGACAGGCTTTATCGCCTGGCTGGGAATTGCTATCAGTCACTACCGTTTCCGTCGTGGTTATGTCATGCAGGGACATGACGTGAAGGATCTGCCGTATCGTTCTGGTTTCTTCCCACTGGGCCCGATCTTCGCGTTTGTCCTGTGTCTGATCATCACGCTGGGCCAGAACTACGAAGCATTCCTGAAAGATACCATTGACTGGGGCGGCGTAGCGGCAACTTAT